From a region of the Kwoniella mangroviensis CBS 8507 chromosome 1 map unlocalized Ctg01, whole genome shotgun sequence genome:
- a CDS encoding spermidine synthase — MTLTHPNVVDGWFREINPQWPGQAMTLKVKQILHTEKSLFQDVLVFESETYGNVLVLDGVIQCTERDEFSYQEMIAHLPLASHPNPENVLVIGGGDGGVIREVLKHKSVKKVTLCDIDEAVIRVSKEWLPIMSQCYKDPRVEVHIGDGFKFLPEHKNEYDAIITDSSDPVGPAEALFKAPYFQLLKEALKEDGHISTQAECLWIHLPLIKELKETCKKLFPVVKYGYTTIPTYPAGQIGIMVCSKDGSRDVTVPLRAVPDTKYYNNDVHRAAFTIPEFGRAMLEDGINVMPKFSGVRPGPASNQTTKKKVLLLGSGLVAPPAAEYITKHNHELTVACRTFATAEALCANLPNATPMSVDVGSPDALRQAIKGHDVVVSLVPYTYHASVMEAALAEKAHVVTTSYVNPQMKALHQKFVDAGLICFNEIGVDPGVDHLWAIKTIDEVHKAGGKIKSFYSFCGGLPEPAASDNALGYKFSWSPVGVLMALNNDGRFYKDGQVADVAGKDLMSSAKPYYFTPAYNLVAYPNRDSSVFKEFYGLKDVENLVRGTMRYAGFCEVITAWKEMGLLDDTPRDDLAKDAAPVTWLELIAKSIGVDAKETAVIEKLRSLKSFEKDSKILIGKFRQLGLFSSEKVTPRGSIMRTLSALLEEKCQFQPGEVDIVLLQHTFEIVNADGTEQTITSTLEAYGDRNGGHSAMARLVGVPCGVAVQFILEGVLTTPGVLQPYDEPTCKLFRDRLEKEENITMIEKVI, encoded by the exons ATgactctcactcaccccaACGTTGTTG ACGGCTGGTTCAGAGAGATCAACCCACAATGGCCAG GCCAGGCTATGACTCTCAA GGTCAAACAAATCTTGCACACTGAgaaatctctcttccaa GACGTCCTCGTCTTTGAATCCGAGACTTACGGTAACGTCCTTGTTCTTGACGGTGTCATCCAATGTACCGAACGAGATGAATTCTC CTACCAAGAAATGATTGCCCACCTTCCTTTAGCATCTCACCCTAACCCAGAGAACGTATTGGTCATCGGTGGTGGTGACGGTGGTGTGATCCGAGAAGTCCTCAAGCACAAGTCAGTCAAGAAGGTGACCCTTtgtgatatcgatgag GCCGTCATCAGGGTATCCAAAGAATGGCTTCCTATCATGTCTCAGTGTTACAAAGACCCTCGAGTCGAAGTCCACATTGGTGACGGTTTCAAGTTCCTTCCCGAACACAAGAACGAATACGATGCCATCATCACTGACTCCTCCGATCCCGTCGGTCCCGCCGAGGCTCTCTTCAAGGCCCCCTACTTCCAACTCCTCAAAGAAGCTCTTAAGGAGGACGGTCACATCTCCACCCAGGCTGAATGTTTGTGGATCCACCTTCCATTGATCAAGGAACTCAAGGAAACCTGCAAGAAACTTTTCCCAGTCGTCAAATACGGTTACACCACTATCCCAACCTACCCTGCTGGTCAGATCGGTATCATGGTCTGCTCAAAAGACGGTAGTAGAGATGTCACTGTTCCCCTCCGAGCCGTCCCAGACACCAAATACTACAACAATGATGTTCACCGAGCTGCCTTCACCATCCCTGAATTCGGTCGAGCCATGCTCGAAGACGGTATCAACGTCATGCCTAAATTCTCAGGTGTCCGACCAGGTCCCGCTTCCAACCAAACcaccaagaagaaggtccTCCTCCTTGGTTCAGGTCTCGTCGCTCCTCCCGCTGCCGAGTACATCACCAAACACAACCACGAGCTTACTGTTGCTTGTCGAACCTTCGCTACTGCCGAAGCTCTCTGTGCCAACCTCCCCAACGCTACTCCCATGTCCGTGGACGTCGGCTCTCCCGATGCTTTGAGACAAGCCATCAAGGGTCACGATGTCGTTGTATCCCTCGTTCCCTACACCTACCACGCCTCAGTCATGGAGGCTGCTCTCGCAGAGAAGGCTCACGTCGTCACCACTTCTTATGTCAACCCTCAAATGAAGGCTCTTCACCAAAAATTCGTTGATGCCGGTTTGATCTGTTTCAACGAGATCGGTGTTGACCCCGGAGTTGACCACCTTTGGGCTATCAAGACCATTGACGAGGTCCACAAGGCCGGCGGTAAGATCAAGAGCTTCTACTCTTTCTGTGGTGGTCTTCCTGAACCTGCCGCCTCGGACAATGCCCTTGGTTACAAGTTCTCTTGGTCCCCTGTCGGAGTACTCATGGCCCTCAACAACGACGGTCGATTCTACAAGGATGGACAAGTCGCCGATGTCGCCGGCAAAGACCTCAT GTCCTCCGCCAAACCATACTACTTCACCCCCGCTTACAACCTCGTTGCCTACCCTAACCGAGACTCATCCGTCTTCAAGGAATTCTACGGTCtcaaggatgttgagaacTTGGTTCGGGGAACTATGCGATACGCTGGTTTCTGCGAAGTCATCACCGCCTGGAAGGAGATGGGTCTTTTGGACGATACTCCTCGAGATGATCTCGCCAAGGATGCTGCTCCTGTTACGTGGCTCGAGTTGATCGCTAAATCCATCGGTGTCGATGCTAAAGAAAc TGCCGTCATTGAAAAGCTCAGATCACTCAAATCATTTGAGAAAGACTCCAAGATTCTCATTGGCAAATTCAGACAACTCGgtcttttctcttctgaAAAGGTCACTCCTAGAGGTTCAATCATGAGAACCCTCTCTGCTCTCCTCGAAGAGAAGTGTCAATTCCAACCTGGAGAAGTTGACATTGTCTTGCTCCAACACACCTTCGAGATCGTCAATGCTGACGGTACTGAG CAAACTATCACTTCTACCCTTGAGGCTTACGGTGATAGAAACGGTGGCCACTCTGCTATGGCCCGACTCGTCGGT GTACCATGTGGTGTTGCCGTGCAATTCATCCTTGAAGGTGTCCTTACCACCCCTGGTGTCCTTCAACCATACGATGAACCT ACATGTAAATTATTCAGAGACAGActtgaaaaggaagagaacatcACTATGATCGAGAAGGTCATCTAA
- a CDS encoding lipoyl(octanoyl) transferase, whose product MVSKSFTRLLNPSTFRQVSLSSSSCATPSSSLPPLRYHIFREPLPYPVGLKLQNDIIDVRLKAKKDDPAGSRGKGDVVLMLEHTPTYTTGRRDNSPNPNELHPEEKKVQNVGANFYITKRGGQVTYHGPGQLVGYPILDLNVMETPTRCYVEYLQAMLAEYARDDLGVQGVLAPHPEGHVGVFSSPTEKFASIGIHLSHRITSHGFAMNITPQPIKWFDLVMACGLADVKATSLHQLIPPSSKGGLPSVRDVAESLIPKFGDLFSRGIIPLSQDLQEEGAEVNQIYELVQKAEDDAKIVNGKQGGWPDEPDLSKRE is encoded by the exons ATGGTATCGAAATCTTTCACTCGTCTATTGAACCCTTCCACCTTCCGACAAGtatcactatcatcctcgtcgtGCGCAactccctcttcgtccttACCTCCACTCCGATATCACATCTTCAGAGAACCACTACCGTACCCTGTGGGGTTGAAATTGCAGAATGATATCATAGATGTAAGgttgaaagcgaagaaggatgatccGGCTGGAAGTAGAGGGAAAGGTGATGTGGTTTTGATGcttg AACATACACCGACATACACAACTGGACGAAGAGACAATTCACCAAATCCCAACGAACTACACccagaagaaaagaaagtaCAGAACGTAGGAGCGAATTTTTACATTACCAAGAGAGGTGGTCAGGTCACGTATCATGGTCCAGGTCAATTGGTTGGTTATCCGATATTGGATTTGAACGttatggag ACACCTACAAGATGTTATGTCGAATACCTCCAGGCGATGTTAGCAGAGTACGCTAGGGATGATCTGGGTGTTCAAGGTGTATTGGCTCCTCATCCTGAAGGTCATGTAGGAGTATTCTCATCACCTACTgagaaa TTCGCATCGATAGGCATACATCTCTCTCATCGAATAACATCCCATGGATTCGCCATGAATATAACACCCCAGCCTATCAAATGGTTCGACCTGGTCATGGCATGCGGCTTAGCCGATGTCAAAGCCACTTCATTACATCAACTCATCCCACCTTCGAGTAAGGGAGGTCTACCAAGTGTGAGAGACGTGGCCGAAAGTCTGATACCGAAATTTGGCGACTTGTTCTCAAGGGGGATCATACCCCTTTCGCAAGACTTACAGGAGGAAGGAGCAGAGGTCAATCAGATATACGAGCTGGTACAGAAAGCGGAGGATGATGCGAAAATCGTGAATGGGAAACAGGGAGGTTGGCCAGATGAACCTGATCTGTCGAAGAGGGAATAG